DNA from Campylobacter concisus:
TAAGTCGGAGCGATCTGGTTAAACATATCAACTATCTTTTCTTGTTTTTGCATAAATTTTAGACCTTTATATGTAGTAAATTTTTAAATTTCGCGAGATCTTGCGAGTTGCTTTTATAAATTTAAGCCGTTTTTTTAGTATCTCTTCTCTAGTTTTGTAAATTTGTTTGTAAATTTTGCTCTCAAGTTTTTCTTTGCCGGCAACCTCTGGCAAGCGCTCTAAGATGCCAAGCCAAACGTCATAGTCTTGAAGCGCACCAAAGATCTCTTGCATATCTTTTAGCCGCTCTTCATACTTTTTAAGCCCGTCAAAATAAAAAATCTCACTCAAAAACTCGTAGGTATATCTCACCTTTTTAAGCTCGATCCTGATCTTGTGAAAGCTCTCATTTGGGCAGTCTTGATCTAGGCTTTTTAGCCTCTTTTGAGCCAAAACTAGAAGCGTTCTTAGCTTAAACGAACCAAGTCGCGAAAGGCTTACATCAAAGAGCTTTGATCTATAAAACTCGCCCTCGTTTAAAAATATCTCCCACTCTTTTAAAAATGCGTAGTTTTCCTCGTCACTCAGGTAGCTTTTAATGTTTTCATACTCTAAATTTAGAGCCTTTTGCACAAAGTAAATAAGCTCATTTGCGTGCTTTTGCTCGCTTAAAAAGCCTAGAAAAATGTCAAGGTCTCGCTTTTTGTTGGTTGAATTTGTCAAAATTTTAAAATTCTCTCCAAAAAAGAGCGTCACTTTCTCATCAAAAACGCCGTTAAAAATTTTAAGTAACGACCTAACTTTTCTTAAATTTACTCGCAGGTTGTGCAAAATTTCTTCGTCGTGATCTTGCAGATAGTCACTCTTTAGCCTCTTTATCTCTTTATATATGCTTAAAAATAAAGCTCTAAGTGCCTCGCCACTTTTTAAATTCGCAGTAAAATTTGGCGAAATTTCTTTGTTTTTAAAGACATTGTAGGCTCTTTTGTAGTCGATTTGTTCATTTTCGTTTGCGTGGATGGCTAGAAATTTGTTTTTATATCTTTTATCGCAGGTGACATCGGCCTTACAAAACTGCTCCAAAAATGGTGGCAGTTTAAAATAGACAGCCTCGTTTTCATCACTAAATTCTATTTCAAATGTGCAAAGTCCGTTTAAACCGTCTTTAAAAACGTCAATGTTGCATGGATTATTGTTTAGCCGAAAAATGTATCTATCTTTGGTGATTACGCGTCCGATACAGTTTTTTAGGGCCTTTTTAAACTCGGCCTTTTCGCAAAATTCCTCATTTTCTTCTCTTATAAGATCTTTGCCAACCTTGATCGTTTTTATAAATTTACCCTCTTCACTTCTGAAGCGGATCTCTTCATTTTGCGTGATCTTGGTGTAAAACTGAGAAATTTCAAGGTGCTTAAAAACTACTCCAGCATCTTTTAGAAAATCTAGAATTTGAGAATTTTTGAGTAAAAATTTACGCTCTATCTCCAAACCCACATTTTTCTCCGAAATTTTTTGTTTATTTTAGCAAGTTAGTGCTTAAAATAATGAGAAAAATGCTAATTTTAGGCTTTTTTGAAGTGTTTTATGAAGAAAAAAATTTATGTTGCATTATGCAACATAAATTTTGCCTTATCGGCAGTGCTTACAGCTTTTTACGCTAGCAACGATATTTAGGCGCTCGATGATGTTACCGATCTTTTTTTCAAGCGCTTCTTGGTATTTGCCAAGCTCTGAGTCATCATAGCTCATATCCTCGACGCTACCGCAGTTTTCGCAAACCACGTGGATGTGCGGATGCTCGTAAATGTCGTATCTCGCCTTTTGATTGACGATATTTACCTCAACTACAAGGCCTTCGTCTTTTAGAGTGTTTAGGTTTTTATAGACAGTTGCGAGCGAAACTGATGGATTTTCTTTCAAAATTTCATCATAAAGCTCATCGATCGTTGGATGTGTGTGACGATCAAGAATTCTCAAAACGCTAAGACGCTGCGGCGTTACTTTAAGCCCAGACTGTTTTAGCAACGATACATATTGCATAATTTTCCCCTATACAAATTTTTGCTTTATGCTAGCAAAAGTAATATTAAACGTTTCTTTATTAAATGATATTAATTATTCTCTAGTAATTTTTGGGTAATTTGCTCAGCACTTATGCCAAGGCTCTCTTCGACCTCAGTTGTCGAGCCATGCTGGATAAATTTATCATCATACTCAAAGCTAACAACGCTTACATTTGATATGCCATTTTCTTGCAAAAAGGCACTTATAATCTCGCCAACGCCGCCTTTTTTAGCGCTATCGCTAAAGATATACCACTTTTTAGTGCGTTTTGCTAGCTCACATAAAAGCTCTCTATCAAGCGGCTTTACAAAGACTAGATCAACAAGGATAGCTTCAAGCTTGCCAGCTAGTAAATTTCTAACCAAATTTGCCCTGCCAACGCCATTGCCATAGCCTAAAAATGCGGTCTCGCTCTTTGCATCAGCTAAAATTTCACCCTTGCCAAACTCAAGTGGCTTAGCTTTAAACTCACCTCTTAAGATAAATGCCCCGCGCGGATATCTAAATGCGCTAACGCCTTTATAAGAGTAGGCAAATTCCATAACATTTTTCATGCTCTCTTCGCACCTTGGGGCAAAAAGAACCATATTTGGCACAGCGTTTAAAAAGCTAATGTCAAAAGCACCCTGATGTGTCTCGCCATCCTCACCCACGATGCCCGCCCTATCCATCGCAAATGTGATGTTTAAATTTAAGATAGAAGCGTCGTGAATGACCTGATCGTAGGCTCTTTGCATAAAGGTCGAGTATATCGCGACAAATGGCTTAAAGCCCTCTTTTGCCATAGCCGACATCGAGGTAACTGCGTGCTGCTCGGCTATCGCCACGTCCCAAAAGCGGTCTGGAAACTCATGTATGAGCGCGTCCATACCAGTGCCTGTTGGCATCGCAGCCGTTACGCCAACGATGTCGCTGTGCTCTCTTGCCATCTTTAAAAGCTGCTCGCTAAAGATCGCCGTGGCTGACTTGTTTGACTGTCTTTTTATAAATTCGCCACTTTTTAGATCAAACGGCCCAACTCCGTGCCAATTTTCATAATAACCCTCGGCAAATTCATACCCTTTACCCTTTAGCGTCTGCACGTGCACGATGACTGGTTTTTTCATGTTTTTGGCAGTTTCAAATGTACTAAGAAGCGCTGAGAGGTCGTGCCCATCGACTGGGCCTATGTACTCAAGTCCAAGCTCTTCAAAAAACATGCCAGGAGTGATGAGCCTGATGCCCTCCTCCATGCGTCTAGCCATGTAGGCTGCAGAGTCTGGCATGTAGCTTAAAAAGCGCTCGACCCTGCCTTTAAATTTTTGATAAAACTGCCCTGCCATCATCTGGCTTAGATACTTGCTAAGTGCGCCTATTGGCTTACTTATGCTCATCTCGTTGTCGTTTAAGATGATGACGCAAGGATATTTTCTGTCCCCCAGCTCATTTAGTGCCTCGTACGCCATGCCGCCACTTAGCGAGCCATCGCCTATGACAGCCACTGGCAAGCGGTCTTCATTTTTTAGCCTGATCGCCTTTGCAGCGCCAACTGCAAGTGAAATGGACGTCGAGCTATGTCCTGCTACAAAGTAGTCAAATTTGCTCTCGCTTGGCTTTGTGTAGCCGCTGATACCGTTAAATTTCCTAAGCGTGTCAAAGCTATCCCAGCGCCCAGTTAGTAGCTTGTGTGCGTAGCTTTGGTGGCTCACATCAAAAATAAACGGATCTTTTGTAACATCAAAAATTTTATGCATCGCAACGATGATCTCGACTGCACCGATGTTTGAGCTAAGATGACCGCCATTTTTGCTAACAGTGGCTAAAATTTTATCTCTGATGTCGTGGCAAAGCGCGTTTAGCTCATCGACATTTAGGCTTTTAACGTCTTTATTCATTATTTACCAACATTTTTAGCTTTTCAAGCCTTGTTTGCATCGTCGCGTCGATGTTTCCGCCCTCGCTTATTATCACTACGCCACCTTTGCTTATAGCGTCGTCTGAGCAAACTTTAACGCGCTCATTTTTACTAAACTGCTCTCTTAGGTAGTCGCTATCCTCAGGATTTACGCGAATTTCTATGTTTTTTACGTCGCTTAGCTCTTTAATGAGTGAGCCAGCTAGGTGATGAGCGATCTGGCTAGATGCGCTTGACACCTCTTTTTCTATCACCTCTTTTGCGATCTTTATCGCAGTTTGGCCAAGCTCGTCTTCGCTCTTTTTCAAAAACTCATCAAATTTAGCGTACTGCTCATCTAACTTTGCAGCTGAAGCGTTAAATTTAGCCTCAAGCTCCCTTATCTTTGCCTCGTTTGCAGCGTTTGTTTGAGCGATGCCTTCGTTTTTGCCATCCTCTTTTGCACGGGCGATCTCAGCCTCAAGACGTTTTGCAAATTCACTCTCTTGATTTTCTATTTGCATTTGAAGCTTGATGATATTGCTGCTTAGCTCATCTGTCTTTTTAAGCAGCTCCTCGACAAAACTCGAGTCAAATCCAGGCTGGTGAGCTTGGCTATTTTGAGACTGAGGTGCAAAGTGATTTTGCATATTTGGTTGCACTGGGTGTGACATCTGAGGTGCGAAATTTTCACCACCTTGCTCTAAGCTTTGTTCATTTAGCTCTTCACTAAGATTATTTTCTTCTATCAAAACAGGTGTGCTATCTTGGGCTCTTTCGTTACTTCCAAGCACCTTAAATCTATAATTTTCTATAAAGTGAGCCGGTGAGGTCTCACTTGTTATTACGCTACTTTTCATTCTATCATCTCATCTGCTTCGCCAACTTGGAAGACACCTTGATCAGCTAGACCTTGAACGACCTCAACGATGCGTCTTTGCGCCTCTTCAACGTCTTTTACACGCACAGCGCCAAGGTATTGCATCTCCTCTTTAAAGGCTTCGGCTGCACGCTGAGACATATTTGATAAAAATTTATCCTTAATGCCATCGCTTGAACCCTTAAATGCAACCATAAGGTCCTTTTTATCGACATTTTTGAGAATTTCTCTAATCGCAGTTGCATTAAGATTGATGATATCTTCAAAGGTAAACATAAGCTCTTTGATCGTTGTAGCAAGCTTATCATCGCTTTGCTCGATGCGCTCGATCGTGCTTTTGCTAGCTTTTTGACCAAGTCTGTTAAGCACTTCTGCCACAGCTCTTGGGCCACCAACCTCGACTTTATAAGATGTGAGGCTCTCAAGTTTGCCCTCAAGCACTGTTGAGACACGCTTGATGACTGATGGGCTGATCTCGCCAAGATTTGCCATCCTGATCACAACCTCACTTCTTAGCTCATCTGAGAAGAAGCTTAGTGTCTCGGCAGCACTTGTTGAATCCATGTGGGCAAGGATTAGCGCGATGGTTTGAGGGTGCTCTTTTACGATGAAGTCTGCGAGTTGCTGTGGCTTTATCTTATCAAGATAGCCAAAACTCTTTGAGTTCTCCATGCTTTTAGCAAGCTTGTCTAAAATTTTCTGAGCAGCCTCTGGGCCAAATGTGCGGTATAAAATTTCTTTTGCATACTCTAAACCGCCACTTCTCATATATTGATTTGACTGCATGAGAGCGTAGAATTCTTCCAAAATAGCACCAGCAACTTGTTTGTCTATATTTTTTGCAGTTGCTATGTAGCCTGAAATTTCGGTGATGACATCAACATCCATATGAGAAAATATCAGAGCTGTCGCCTCTTCACCAAGCTGGATCAGTAAAATAGCGATCTTTTCTGGCATTGAAAGATCATCATATATCATCTTTTGCTTATCGGTTAGTTTTATAGACATCAAATTTCCTTACGCATGTTAAATTCACTATCGTTTTTAACCATATCTTGGAGTAAATTTGAAATTTCCTCACTTCGCTCGGTGACTACTATCTTCATCTTTTCAAGAAGGACGTCGTATTTTAGCTCGTCCTCGTTAAATTCACCACTAAGGCCAAGCTGCTCCTCGACCTTCTTGCGAGCGGCTTTAAATTTCTCGAGCGTATCTTCTGCATCCATCTCGATCTCTTCAAGATCGTCCTGGACTTGCTCCTCTTCCTCTCTGGTCTCCTCAAGCATTTTTTGCATAAATGGTACGATGACCTTTTTGTAGAAAAAGTAGAGTAAAACAAGCGCAAAGATGTATTTTAGTAGCGGCAAGAACGGCATCACGTAGTTATTCATAAAGCCATCCATCTTCTCGCCAGTGCTGACATCTTTGCCAGTTTTAAACTCGAAGTTATCTAAGCTCACCTCATCGCCTCTGTTTTGATTGTAGCCGATTGATTGTTTGATTAAATTTGTGATTGATTCTCTTTGCTCTTTGGTAAGCGGGGCAAATTCAAGCTCGCCAGTTGGCTTGCCATCTTTGTCCTTTTTGCTTTGATAAAGTCCGTCTATAACGACAGCTGCGCTTACTCTGTTTATGCTAGCAAACTGCCCTTTGACATTTGTCACTTTCTTTGAAATTTCGTAGTTTGTCTGCTGTGAGCTTTTGTTGTACTGCTCTTTTAAAGTGCTATCATCTAGTCCTTGAACTGGACCTATGTTACTAACCGCACCTGGGACGCCACCCACTTCATTTGGAGCTGAACCTTGACGCTTTTCTTCGATGTTACTCTCGCTTCTTACGACGTTATTTGGGTCATAAACCTCGCTTTTCGTATCTTTTTTATCAAAGTCAAAGTCGATATTTACCTTTGCTACGACCTTATCTGCCCCGCCTACGATAGGAGCTAGGACATTTACGATCTTTTGCTCATAATTATTTTCAAACTCGCGCTTATAGCGGATCTGCTGAGCTATGGCATCACTATCAAACTCTCCGTCCTCATCGCCAAGTGCGACGCCATCTTGATTGACGATCTTTACATTTTCTGTGCTTAAATTTGTAACAGAGGCAGCAACTAGGTTTTTAATGCCAAAAATTTGCTTCGCATTTAGACTAACGCCTGGCTTTAGCTCAACAACGATAGAAGCGGTCGGAAGTGCTTGTCTTTCAGTGAAAACGCTCTCTTTTGGTATGGCTATTCTTACGGTTGCTTTTTGGATAGATGAGAGGCTCTCGATCGTTCTAGCTAACTCACCCTCGAGCGCTCTTTGAAATTTAACTCTCTGCTCAGCATCAGTAGCTCCAAATTCTTGCTTGTCAAAAATTTCAAAACCGATCTTGCTCTCTTTTGGTATGCCAAGCGTTGCAACCGCGATACGTTCTTTATAGACATCGCTCGTTGGCACAAGGATAGTGCCTTCATTTGCTAGTTTATACTTGATACCATCTTTATTTAGCTGATCGACTATTAAGGCTGAGTCGCTTGGGCTGATGTTTTCAAAAAGGACGCTATATCCTGCAAAACTATCACTTTTGCTTTTGTAAAGCGTTAAAAATACCAAAAAAGCCACAACCAAAACGATCGAGCTGCCTGCGACGATCTTTTGTTTTAGTGAAAGCTTTTGATAAATTTGACTTATTTGATGAAGTAATGCCTTAAAATCCATATCCCTACTTTAAAATTTGCTTTAACTCTTCAAAAACTCTATCGTTTTGCCATGCCTGACCGATGGTGATTCTCACCGCATTTAAGGCATAGCTTTTTAAATCTCGTAAAATTATACCTTTTTTTAGCATCTTTTCGCATATCTGGCTTGATTTTGGCTCATTAAATTTAAATGTGATGAAATTTGTATAGCTTGGGATAAACTCAATGCCATTTTGCCTTGCAAATTCCTCATATCTATTCATCTGCTCGAAGTTGTTTTGCATAGTTTTTTGCACAAATTCATCATCACCAAGTGCTACGATCGCTGCTCTTAAGCTTGGAGTTGTGATGTTAAAAGGGGCTCTTAGCTTTGAAAGTGCGCCTATGATCTCTTCATTTGCCACGCCGTATCCAACACGCATGCCACCAAGCGCATAGGCCTTTGAGAAAGTGCCAAGGTAGATGGCATTTTTAAATTTCACCACCTCGCTTGGCTTTATCTCTTTTTTGCTATCTTTAAATTTAGCAAATTCGTTGTAGGCACAATCAAGCACCACAAGCGTATTTTCACCAATGTTTTTTATAAATTTATAGACCTCATCGGCATCAATGCACTCGCCTAATGGGTTATTTGGCAAGCAAAGAAAAATGACAGAGATTTCATCTTTGTGTGCGTTATAAATTTCTAAAAACTCATTCAAATTATGCTCCACGCTCTTTGTGCGGTAAATTTTAGCCCCAGTTTGTTTTGCATAAATTTCATACATCGCAAATGTCACGCCAGCCATCAAAACGCCACTTTGCTTGTTTGCCTTTGCATGAAGCGCATACTCTATGATCTGGTCGCTTCCAGAGCCGATGATTAGGTTTTTGCTAGTTACGCCAAATTTCTTAGCCAGCCCCTCTTTTAGCTCAAAGTAGCTATCATCTGGATAGAGATGTGCATTTTTAGCGACCTCTTTTAGCGCCTCTTCTACGCGTTTGCTAGTGCCAAAAGGGTTTTCATTGCTCGCTAGCTTTATCACATCTTTTGCCTCGATGCCAAACTCCCTAACTACAAGCTCGATCGGCTTTCCAGCCTCGTAATTTACTAGATCATCTAAAAAGTCATTAAATTTCATTACTCTTCTCCGTTTAAATAGCTTCCAAGCCACGTTATCTCAGCGCCGCTCTCTTTTGCGAGCTCAAAGGCGTTTTGCACCTTCTCATCGTCGATATGCCCTTCAAAGTCAAGGTAAAAAATTGACTTAAATTCGCGCTGCTTTATAGGACGTGACTCAAGTTTTGTGATATTGATATTCTCATTTTTAAAGATAGAAAGCAGATCAGCAAGGCGACCTGGACTGTGATCAGTCTTTGCTAGGATCGAAGTTTTTGAATTTTCAACCTTGGCGTTTTTAAAATCACTTAAGATCAAAAATCTCGTTCTATTTGCCATATTATCTTCAATAGTCTCATAGACGATTGGCACATTGTAAATTTTAGCTGCGATTTTTGAGCAAATGGCGGCTGATTCTCTATCCATAGATGCCATATATGCAGCTGCTGAGGTTGATTTTGCTGGGACAAATTCGACCTCATTTAACAAGTGATCCTCTAAAAATTTACGGCACTGGTTGTAGCCTTGCGGATGCGAGTAAATTCGCTTTATCTCTTTTAAATTTTCATTTATGCTAACAAAGCTGTGATGGATATCTACGTAGAGCTCTGCCACTATCTTTATATCATCAAATTTACTCAAACAATCAAGCGTAGCTCCAACAGCGCCTTCAGTGTTGTTTTCGATAGGCACGACACCGTATTTTGCCTCTTTTTGAGCTAGCTTTGTAAAAACTGCCTCGATCGTAGCAAGTGGTAAATATGCACTCATCGCGCCAAATCTACTTTGCGCCGCTTGATGTGTATAAGTGCCCTCAGGTCCTAGATAGACGATCTTTTGAGGCATCTCTAAATTTCTACTAACAGCAAAAATTTCAAGATAAATGGCCTCGATCGCAGCCTTATTTAAGGCTTTATCTTTGCTAAGGCTAGTTAAGCGGTTTATGATAGCTCGCTCGCGCTCAGGACGATATATAGGCGTCCCAGTGGTTTGCTTTAGCTTGCCGATCTGCTCAACAAGCTTCATCCTCTCATTTAGTTTATTTAAGATGAGATCATCGATACTATCGATCTCTTTTCTAAGCTCATTTAGCTCTTGCATCAGCGCTCTCCAAAAACTCAATCTCAGGTGCCACGACGTCCTCAAAGCACTCACGTCTTCTTATCAGCCTATCTTTGCCATCAAGCACGCAAACTTCAGCGGCTCTGTTTCTTGTATTGTAGTTTGAGCTCATGCTAAATCCATAAGCTCCAGCCCCTTTAACCACGACTAGATCGCCACTCTTACACTCTGGCAGATTGATATCTTTTGCTAAAAAGTCACCGCTTTCACAAACTGGACCGACCACATCGCAAGCGCCTAAATTTTCATCCTTGCCATCGACAAAAATTTTGTGATGCGCGCCATAAAGGCTTGGTCTTATAAGATCATTCATCGCGCCATCAGTGATGACAAATCTCTTTTTGCCGTTAAATTTTTCATATAAAACACTTGCGACAAAGTAGCCAGCATTGCCCACGATAAAGCGTCCTGGCTCACAAACGATGGTCACATCTTGACCTTTTAGTGCGCCTAAAATTCCTTGTGCGTAGTCGTATAAATTTATCTCTTTTTCATCGTTGTAGATGATGCCAAGTCCGCCGCCAACATCAAAGAATTTGATATCGATCTCAAGCGCTCTTAGCTCTCTTAAAAGCTCGCTTACGATCTTTGCAGCGTCTATTATCGGGCTTAGTGAAGTTAGCTGCGAGCCGATGTGAAAGTGTATGCCAGTTGGCTCAAGAAACTCTGATGCTTTAGCGTGGATATACATCTTTTTAGCCGTCTGCGCATCGACGCCAAATTTGTTTTCATTTAGCCCTGTCGAGATATATGGGTGAGTTTTTGCATCAACACCAGGATTTACCCTGATGCTAATCCTAGCCTTTAAATTTAGCCCTTTTGCAATCTCTTCAAGCCTTAAAAGTTCGGCAAAACTCTCAACATTTATCAGCAAAATTTCATTTTCTAAAGCCTCTTTTAGCTCTTCATCGCTCTTGCCAACGCCGCTAAAGATGATCTGATATCTCTTAGCACCTGCAAGAAGCGCTCTTTTGACCTCGCCGATGCTTACGCAGTCAAATCCAGCTCCAAGATCAGCCAGAAATTTTAAAACACTTAAATTTGAGTTTGCTTTTACAGCGTAGCAAACTAGAGATTTTCTAGCGTAAAATGCGTTTTTTAGCGCCTCATAGCGCTCTTTAATGTAGTTAAAATCATAAACGTAAAGTGGGGTTTTGTATTTGCTTGCAAGCTCTTTAAAATCCATAAAATAGCCTTTTTTAAAATGGCTTGATTTTACAAAAAAGTTGCCAAAATTTGGCTTAACGATGCGATTTTATGAGATAAATGGCGTATGCAAAAAGCAAAATAACTGGAAGCACCATGCCGATCTCTGGCAAGATGACTGAGGTTTGAGCAAATTTGGTTAAGATAAAGAGAAGTCCCCAAACTACGAGAGTTATGACGACAAAGATAAATGTTGAGAGTGCGAGGTTAAAAAACCTGCCGGTCACTGGCAAATGATAGTAAAAAATAAGCAATAAAAATGGCGCAAAAAATGGTGTGATAGCAAGGTTATAAAATGCCGTTCTTGCGCTGTCTAGCCCTATGCCTTCGTTTTTAAATGTCTTTATGAAATTTATCGCATCAGGTATGTTAAATTTCGAGTTTTCAACGCTTGCAGCACTCTCAATGCTCTTTGGCTTAAAGCCTCTTAACGCATCTAAATTTTCGCTTTTTACCTTGCTAAAGCCATTTTCGCCAAGCTCTAAGCTTTGAGGCAAAAAGGTCTGATTTACATCCTCTAAAACCCACTCATTGTCTTTAAATTTAGCGTGGTTGGCAAAGGTTGTTGAGAGCAAGTCAGTGCCATTAATGTCAAAAATTCTCACGTCATTTGCCCTTTGTTTGGCTGAGTTTAGCTCTTTTATATAGATAAATTTACCTTCAAATTTCAAAAATGAGTCGTTTGTGCTTTTTGAAAAAGCGGTATTTTTTGCAATGCTTTTTTGATAATCATGCGCATAAGCAAATGGCGTAAAATTTAGCCCGACATAAAAAATAGTCACAAAAAGTGCGATGAGAAATGGTGGCAAAATGAGCTTGTTTTTGCTGATGCCAAGAG
Protein-coding regions in this window:
- a CDS encoding CHAD domain-containing protein: MGLEIERKFLLKNSQILDFLKDAGVVFKHLEISQFYTKITQNEEIRFRSEEGKFIKTIKVGKDLIREENEEFCEKAEFKKALKNCIGRVITKDRYIFRLNNNPCNIDVFKDGLNGLCTFEIEFSDENEAVYFKLPPFLEQFCKADVTCDKRYKNKFLAIHANENEQIDYKRAYNVFKNKEISPNFTANLKSGEALRALFLSIYKEIKRLKSDYLQDHDEEILHNLRVNLRKVRSLLKIFNGVFDEKVTLFFGENFKILTNSTNKKRDLDIFLGFLSEQKHANELIYFVQKALNLEYENIKSYLSDEENYAFLKEWEIFLNEGEFYRSKLFDVSLSRLGSFKLRTLLVLAQKRLKSLDQDCPNESFHKIRIELKKVRYTYEFLSEIFYFDGLKKYEERLKDMQEIFGALQDYDVWLGILERLPEVAGKEKLESKIYKQIYKTREEILKKRLKFIKATRKISRNLKIYYI
- a CDS encoding Fur family transcriptional regulator: MQYVSLLKQSGLKVTPQRLSVLRILDRHTHPTIDELYDEILKENPSVSLATVYKNLNTLKDEGLVVEVNIVNQKARYDIYEHPHIHVVCENCGSVEDMSYDDSELGKYQEALEKKIGNIIERLNIVASVKSCKHCR
- the dxs gene encoding 1-deoxy-D-xylulose-5-phosphate synthase; the encoded protein is MNKDVKSLNVDELNALCHDIRDKILATVSKNGGHLSSNIGAVEIIVAMHKIFDVTKDPFIFDVSHQSYAHKLLTGRWDSFDTLRKFNGISGYTKPSESKFDYFVAGHSSTSISLAVGAAKAIRLKNEDRLPVAVIGDGSLSGGMAYEALNELGDRKYPCVIILNDNEMSISKPIGALSKYLSQMMAGQFYQKFKGRVERFLSYMPDSAAYMARRMEEGIRLITPGMFFEELGLEYIGPVDGHDLSALLSTFETAKNMKKPVIVHVQTLKGKGYEFAEGYYENWHGVGPFDLKSGEFIKRQSNKSATAIFSEQLLKMAREHSDIVGVTAAMPTGTGMDALIHEFPDRFWDVAIAEQHAVTSMSAMAKEGFKPFVAIYSTFMQRAYDQVIHDASILNLNITFAMDRAGIVGEDGETHQGAFDISFLNAVPNMVLFAPRCEESMKNVMEFAYSYKGVSAFRYPRGAFILRGEFKAKPLEFGKGEILADAKSETAFLGYGNGVGRANLVRNLLAGKLEAILVDLVFVKPLDRELLCELAKRTKKWYIFSDSAKKGGVGEIISAFLQENGISNVSVVSFEYDDKFIQHGSTTEVEESLGISAEQITQKLLENN
- the fliH gene encoding flagellar assembly protein FliH, translated to MKSSVITSETSPAHFIENYRFKVLGSNERAQDSTPVLIEENNLSEELNEQSLEQGGENFAPQMSHPVQPNMQNHFAPQSQNSQAHQPGFDSSFVEELLKKTDELSSNIIKLQMQIENQESEFAKRLEAEIARAKEDGKNEGIAQTNAANEAKIRELEAKFNASAAKLDEQYAKFDEFLKKSEDELGQTAIKIAKEVIEKEVSSASSQIAHHLAGSLIKELSDVKNIEIRVNPEDSDYLREQFSKNERVKVCSDDAISKGGVVIISEGGNIDATMQTRLEKLKMLVNNE
- the fliG gene encoding flagellar motor switch protein FliG: MSIKLTDKQKMIYDDLSMPEKIAILLIQLGEEATALIFSHMDVDVITEISGYIATAKNIDKQVAGAILEEFYALMQSNQYMRSGGLEYAKEILYRTFGPEAAQKILDKLAKSMENSKSFGYLDKIKPQQLADFIVKEHPQTIALILAHMDSTSAAETLSFFSDELRSEVVIRMANLGEISPSVIKRVSTVLEGKLESLTSYKVEVGGPRAVAEVLNRLGQKASKSTIERIEQSDDKLATTIKELMFTFEDIINLNATAIREILKNVDKKDLMVAFKGSSDGIKDKFLSNMSQRAAEAFKEEMQYLGAVRVKDVEEAQRRIVEVVQGLADQGVFQVGEADEMIE
- the fliF gene encoding flagellar basal-body MS-ring/collar protein FliF produces the protein MDFKALLHQISQIYQKLSLKQKIVAGSSIVLVVAFLVFLTLYKSKSDSFAGYSVLFENISPSDSALIVDQLNKDGIKYKLANEGTILVPTSDVYKERIAVATLGIPKESKIGFEIFDKQEFGATDAEQRVKFQRALEGELARTIESLSSIQKATVRIAIPKESVFTERQALPTASIVVELKPGVSLNAKQIFGIKNLVAASVTNLSTENVKIVNQDGVALGDEDGEFDSDAIAQQIRYKREFENNYEQKIVNVLAPIVGGADKVVAKVNIDFDFDKKDTKSEVYDPNNVVRSESNIEEKRQGSAPNEVGGVPGAVSNIGPVQGLDDSTLKEQYNKSSQQTNYEISKKVTNVKGQFASINRVSAAVVIDGLYQSKKDKDGKPTGELEFAPLTKEQRESITNLIKQSIGYNQNRGDEVSLDNFEFKTGKDVSTGEKMDGFMNNYVMPFLPLLKYIFALVLLYFFYKKVIVPFMQKMLEETREEEEQVQDDLEEIEMDAEDTLEKFKAARKKVEEQLGLSGEFNEDELKYDVLLEKMKIVVTERSEEISNLLQDMVKNDSEFNMRKEI
- the hisC gene encoding histidinol-phosphate transaminase — encoded protein: MKFNDFLDDLVNYEAGKPIELVVREFGIEAKDVIKLASNENPFGTSKRVEEALKEVAKNAHLYPDDSYFELKEGLAKKFGVTSKNLIIGSGSDQIIEYALHAKANKQSGVLMAGVTFAMYEIYAKQTGAKIYRTKSVEHNLNEFLEIYNAHKDEISVIFLCLPNNPLGECIDADEVYKFIKNIGENTLVVLDCAYNEFAKFKDSKKEIKPSEVVKFKNAIYLGTFSKAYALGGMRVGYGVANEEIIGALSKLRAPFNITTPSLRAAIVALGDDEFVQKTMQNNFEQMNRYEEFARQNGIEFIPSYTNFITFKFNEPKSSQICEKMLKKGIILRDLKSYALNAVRITIGQAWQNDRVFEELKQILK
- the pheA gene encoding prephenate dehydratase — translated: MQELNELRKEIDSIDDLILNKLNERMKLVEQIGKLKQTTGTPIYRPERERAIINRLTSLSKDKALNKAAIEAIYLEIFAVSRNLEMPQKIVYLGPEGTYTHQAAQSRFGAMSAYLPLATIEAVFTKLAQKEAKYGVVPIENNTEGAVGATLDCLSKFDDIKIVAELYVDIHHSFVSINENLKEIKRIYSHPQGYNQCRKFLEDHLLNEVEFVPAKSTSAAAYMASMDRESAAICSKIAAKIYNVPIVYETIEDNMANRTRFLILSDFKNAKVENSKTSILAKTDHSPGRLADLLSIFKNENINITKLESRPIKQREFKSIFYLDFEGHIDDEKVQNAFELAKESGAEITWLGSYLNGEE
- the lysA gene encoding diaminopimelate decarboxylase → MDFKELASKYKTPLYVYDFNYIKERYEALKNAFYARKSLVCYAVKANSNLSVLKFLADLGAGFDCVSIGEVKRALLAGAKRYQIIFSGVGKSDEELKEALENEILLINVESFAELLRLEEIAKGLNLKARISIRVNPGVDAKTHPYISTGLNENKFGVDAQTAKKMYIHAKASEFLEPTGIHFHIGSQLTSLSPIIDAAKIVSELLRELRALEIDIKFFDVGGGLGIIYNDEKEINLYDYAQGILGALKGQDVTIVCEPGRFIVGNAGYFVASVLYEKFNGKKRFVITDGAMNDLIRPSLYGAHHKIFVDGKDENLGACDVVGPVCESGDFLAKDINLPECKSGDLVVVKGAGAYGFSMSSNYNTRNRAAEVCVLDGKDRLIRRRECFEDVVAPEIEFLESADARAK